In Spinacia oleracea cultivar Varoflay chromosome 5, BTI_SOV_V1, whole genome shotgun sequence, a single window of DNA contains:
- the LOC110805292 gene encoding uncharacterized protein: MKWITNQEERGKCFMQESRRDMFSITIEHTHLVNDIAYLDHTYCIKKYNSDKENNVTLSEKDMSIQEEIYEIFARLFVKPLLRLSTASKDLHSFLFENYFQEKQCKKSLNNESESLIIQEAAWARGMETNLWFCFLPEGLPYSAIPSESMMWLDSHCVRLLSSRNGVVVGITDIDDGLPKMFMCDPAMKTFTYIEWHGEQKVAHELFYYESAQASLVCGYSFGMELNDHPYDYTLLLFTHHDGDESVSDGWGTGYDVHILKEGKFILKRSNFVTRGRSVLLEEMLPCRDGVYLISDGGDYLAENSSSYFPYIIRYDVENGTNVTIGFPVEVRETFNSYWPFRIFGWDRNLGNSFYESICLASYRNDFLSIWLLTSSVEEQADQYSWRELINVNVFQTCDHLEWTNIFTIGDKSLIFLSKRENFIYRYVLKGKRRGHLEQLSLSRRKSNWAHRFYLYSTTIRPCAI, from the exons ATGAAGTGGATTACAAATCAAGAAGAAAGGGGAAAATGCTTCATGCAAGAATCAAGACGAGATATGTTTAGTATAACTATTGAGCATACACATCTTGTAAATGATATTGCG TATCTCGACCATACTTACTGTATCAAAAAATACAACTCCGACAAGGAAAACAATGTTACCCTTTCAGAGAAAG ACATGTCAATACAAGAGGAGATTTACGAGATTTTTGCAAGGTTATTCGTAAAACCATTGCTAAGATTATCAACTGCTTCCAAAGACCTTCACAGTttcttatttgaaaattatttccaAGAAAAACAATGTAAAAAATCTCTCAACAATGAATCGGAGTCGTTAATCATACAAGAGGCTGCATGGGCTAGAGGAATGGAAACAAACTTATGGTTCTGTTTCCTTCCTGAAGGACTCCCATACTCTGCCATTCCAAGTGAATCGATGATGTGGCTGGATTCACATTGTGTTCGCCTCCTTTCATCTAGAAATGGTGTGGTGGTAGGCATTACAGACATTGATGATGGATTGCCTAAGATGTTTATGTGCGACCCGGCTATGAAAACATTCACGTACATTGAGTGGCATGGTGAGCAAAAGGTAGCCCATGAACTCTTTTATTACGAAAGTGCTCAAGCTAGTTTAGTATGTGGCTATTCCTTTGGAATGGAACTTAACGACCATCCATATGATTATACGCTTCTTTTGTTCACCCATCATGATGGTGATGAGTCTGTTTCTGATGGTTGGGGTACTGGATATGATGTGCATATTTTAAAAGAGGGTAAGTTCATTCTAAAAAGAAGTAATTTTGTCACAAGAGGAAGAAGTGTGCTATTGGAGGAAATGTTGCCTTGCCGAGATGGGGTCTACTTAATATCGGATGGTGGGGATTATTTGGCTGAAAATTCTTCCTCTTATTTTCCTTACATAATCCGTTACGATGTTGAGAATGGAACCAATGTGACCATTGGATTTCCTGTAGAAGTTCGGGAAACGTTCAATAGTTATTGGCCGTTCCGAATTTTTGGATGGGACCGTAACTTGGGGAATTCTTTTTACGAATCTATATGCCTTGCAAGTTACCGTAATGACTTTCTTTCTATTTGGCTGCTTACctctagtgttgaagaacaagCTGATCAATATTCTTGGCGTGAACTCATAAATGTAAACGTTTTCCAGACTTGTGATCATCTAGAGTGGACAAACATTTTTACCATAGGTGACAAATCACTAATATTTCTGTCAAAAAGGGAAAATTTCATATACAGATATGTTCTCAAAGGGAAACGTCGTGGCCATCTTGAACAATTGTCATTGAGCAGGCGTAAATCAAACTGGGCGCACCGGTTTTACCTGTACTCCACCACCATTCGTCCTTGTGCTATTTAA